In Musa acuminata AAA Group cultivar baxijiao chromosome BXJ2-8, Cavendish_Baxijiao_AAA, whole genome shotgun sequence, one genomic interval encodes:
- the LOC103993497 gene encoding GDT1-like protein 4: MDRSRRFPRYGRLSSIALFLLILLASNSSLALAQESETDNGENASAVLPKSLDRRTKMLLRPFRKDEDASWEGVVSLDQTGLGLFDAFFASFSMIIVSEIGDETFIIAALMAMRHPKSIVLSGALAALFVMTVLSTGLGRIVPNLISRKHTNSAATVLYAFFGLRLLYIAWRSDSKTSQKKEMEEVEEKLESGQGKSTLRRFFSRFCTPIFLESFILTFLAEWGDRSQIATIALATHKNAIGVAVGATLGHTICTTLAVVGGSMLASKISQKTVATIGGLLFLGFSLSSYFYPPL; the protein is encoded by the exons ATGGATCGCTCCCGCAGGTTTCCTAGATATGGTCGTCTCTCTTCGATTGCTCTGTTCCTCCTCATCCTGCTCGCCTCTAATTCGTCTCTAGCCTTGGCGCAG GAGTCGGAGACGGATAATGGCGAGAACGCATCGGCCGTCTTGCCTAAATCTTTGGATCGGCGCACGAAA ATGTTGCTTCGCCCGTTCCGGAAAGATGAAGATGCGAGCTGGGAGGGCGTCGTTTCGTTGGACCAAACGGGGCTGGGCCTCTTTGATGCCTTCTTCGCTAGCTTTTCCATGATCATCGTCAGCGAG ATCGGAGATGAGACCTTTATAATTGCTGCTCTTATGGCGATGCGCCATCCGAAATCAATTGTCCTGTCCGGTGCACTCGCCGCCCTTTTTGTGATGACG GTACTGTCAACTGGACTTGGTAGGATCGTGCCCAATTTGATATCGCGGAAGCACACCAACAGTGCAGCTACAG TGCTGTATGCATTCTTTGGGCTGCGATTACTATACATCGCCTGGAGATCAGATTCAAAGACATCACAGAAGAAGGAAATGGAAGAA GTAGAAGAAAAGCTTGAGTCAGGGCAAGGGAAGTCAACGTTGCGCCGCTTCTTTTCAAGATTTTGTACGCCAATATTCTTGGAG TCATTTATTTTGACATTTTTGGCTGAATGGGGGGATCGCAGCCAGATAGCAACTATTGCG CTGGCAACTCACAAGAACGCAATTGGAGTTGCCGTAGGCGCAACTTTGGGTCACACTATATGTACAACATTAGCAGTGGTGGGAGGGAGCATGCTGGCATCCAAAATATCACAAAAGACAGTTGCTACCATTGGCGGCCTTCTGTTTCTGGGGTTTTCCTTATCATCATACTTTTACCCTCCATTGTGA
- the LOC135618193 gene encoding probable magnesium transporter NIPA2, translating into MGVSVDNIRGLVLALSSSLFIGSSFIVKKKGLKRAGAHGVRAGSGGFSYLYEPLWWVGMLTMILGEAANFAAYAFAPAILVTPLGALSIIVSAVLAHFFLNEKLHIFGILGCVLCVVGSVSIVLHAPIEKNIESVKEVWYLATEPGFIVYFCVVMFLVVFLIFHLVPRYGQTNLVVYVGICSLMGSLTVMSVKAVGIALKLTLSGMNQFVYAQTWFFTVVVAICCLMQMNYLNKALDTFNTAVISPVYYVMFTTLTILASMIMFKDWASQNASQMVTEICGFVTILSGTFLLHKTMDMGESTPMETIALSDS; encoded by the exons ATGGGAGTCTCGGTGGACAACATTCGGGGTCTCGTGCTGGCCCTATCGTCGAGTCTTTTCATCGGGTCAAGCTTCATCGTGAAGAAGAAAGGGCTCAAAAGGGCCGGGGCGCATGGCGTCAGAGCAG GTTCGGGAGGGTTCTCATACTTGTACGAGCCTCTCTGGTGGGTTGGGATGCTTACTA TGATACTTGGTGAGGCAGCTAACTTTGCTGCCTATGCATTTGCTCCGGCAATTCTTGTAACTCCTTTAGGAGCACTGAGTATAATTGTCAG TGCAGTGCTAGCTCATTTCTTTTTAAACGAGAAACTGCATATATTTGGCATCCTTGGGTGTGTTCTTTGTGTGGTTGGTTCTGTTAGTATTGTTTTGCATGCTCCAATAGAGAAAAATATTGAATCAGTTAAGGAAGTTTGGTACCTTGCCACTGAACCAG GGTTTATCGTTTATTTCTGTGTGGTCATGTTCTTGGTTGTTTTTCTCATCTTCCACCTAGTTCCACGTTATGGGCAAACAAATTTGGTGGTATATGTTGGAATTTGCTCACTCATGGGTTCCCTGACG GTTATGAGTGTAAAAGCAGTGGGCATTGCGTTAAAGCTAACATTATCGGGAATGAATCAATTTGTCTATGCTCAGACCTGGTTTTTTACAGTTGTTGTAGCAATCTGTTGTCTCATGCAGATGAATTATCTGAACAAG GCACTCGACACCTTCAATACTGCTGTGATATCCCCAGTCTACTATGTGATGTTCACTACTCTCACCATATTGGCTAGCATGATCATGTTTAAG GATTGGGCCTCCCAGAATGCTTCCCAGATGGTCACTGAGATATGTGGGTTCGTTACAATACTCTCTGGTACTTTCCTTCTCCACAAGACAATGGACATGGGAGAAAGTACTCCCATGGAAACAATAGCCCTGAGTGACTCCTAG